Part of the Arvicanthis niloticus isolate mArvNil1 chromosome 2, mArvNil1.pat.X, whole genome shotgun sequence genome, ctcctgcattCACCTTCAAGTACTGGGAGTTACAGGCTTATTCCACCATGCAAGATCTGCATGCTCACTcggcctctctctgtctctgtgtgtgtgtgtgtgtgtgtgtgtgtgtctctctctctctctctctctctctctctctctctctctctctctctctctctctctctctctgcctccacctcttgcgtgtgtgggttaaaggtgtgtaccactatgctcAGCTTTTGAGTTTCTTTCTTGAGGCAGTCTTACTATGAAACTCTTTATCCTTATGAGAGGATCATGAACACAAGCTATAAAAGAATTAAAGCCCATTAGAtttcacttaaaaagaaaaaaattattttgcttgTGTGCATGTTGTTGCATACACTCCACAGCACAtgggtggagatcagagaacaacccTCAGGCGTCTGTTTTCTCACTGTACCACATAGGTCCTGGGGATTTAACCAAGGTAGTCAGGCtcggcagcaagtgcctttacctgttaAACTATTTGTCGGTCCTAACATCATCTTTTGAATTATTAAATAAGAGAACAATTGTAAACAAACAGAATATTACTTGGGTCAAAAGAGATTGCACATGTTTGTCACTGGGGTGTGGATAAATATAACAGTATTCAGCTTGATTAGTATACAAAACACACTGGAAAGGTGTTTATACCCTTGTAAAAGAAGGGTAAATCGCCCCTCacaagcacttgagaggcacaGGAGAATCtggtttccaggccagcctgagatacggAAACCAGGAATGATGGATTTCTCTGCCATGTTTCTCCCTGCAGTCTGCTGTGTCAGTCCCTTAACTCTGTACCTCAGTGTCCTCATTTCAAGAAAGAACTAGTAAAAAGGTGTAGAATCGTGTGGAAACTCTGGAAGCCTTTGCTCTCAGTTGAAGAAACCCCTTAATGTCAGCAAGATGTATAGTTAACACTTGTATAGTATTTTAGAGGCCTTGAACATGGTGAGGTGACATgcccaacctgtctcaaaataggtTGGGCACATGGCAAAGcaaattttatttctcctttttcagTGTTTAGACTCTAGCCAAGTTGTAGAAGTACAAAAGGAAGACAATCAAATCTATTTTAGAAGTGAGGGGAAGCTTGCAAAGTGTGATTTCTAGGCCCTTGTTATCCAGCTACTGTGGAGGCGAAGTCTTGAGATTACTAGAGCCCAGGAATTTGGGTTTAGCCTAGACAACATAGTCAttacctgccccacccccaccaaaatCTCAGAACAATTTACAACAGGCATTTGGTTAAGTCCTCAGATGAATAAATCAGACTTGCTGCCTTCAAAGAGGGAGTCCCTCCTGTTACACATTCAATAAGAATGAAATTGTTGGGCCAGGCATATgagacatgcctttaattctaccACTCCAGATACGTACGGCCAAGCAAAtatgtgagttcgaggacagccagatGACAACATagtaagaaacacagaaaaaacacagacttagagagacagagagaaaaaaagagagtgcCTTATTTCACCTGTCTTGAGCATTTATGTCTTAGATGGCAGTTACAAAGTTAAGAAAATACAGATTATTCTATGAAAATAGGAAATACATAGTTTGCTCTTTgaatgcaaaagaaaataatcattgaGGCATAAGAAATACTAAGGTGTCATTCATTTAACATAATCTTTgaatggtttgtttttgtttatgctaATTCTGACTGTAGTTCTTGGCTTTTCTGACTTGAAAGTTTCTCGTAAGGGgatctcaaagaataaatttgatTTATCCTTAGGTCTCACTTTTAGTTTAAAATAGTAGTTGCTATCATCTCTATTTGGCTTGCCCTTACCTCTAATAGAACAGGAATCATATTTGTGGGAATAAAGCCAGTAGGCGTGCTGCTACTTATCTGTGTGGGTGATAGAAATATTAGGTATTAACTTTTCACCGGCTCTGTCTGCAGCCTAAAAGTCTCCTTTTTTCTAGATACGGTCTCTCTGGCAGTGATGTCCTAGACAACGTAGCATACGCTCGAGGGTTCAACACAGACCACCAGACCCAGCTCCTTTACCAAGCGTCAGCCATGATGGTAGAATCCAGGTATGTACTCAGTAGGACACTAAATGTGTGCCTATGACCCTTTCCCTGAACCTACAGGAGACACTAAGAGTGCCTGTAGCTCTTTCCTTGAATCGGGATGATAGTTTGAATAGAAATAGATTCACATTttaagggtgtttgtttgtttgtttgttttctaaacagtCTATCTAGTCTTAGCTgtcttagaccaggctggcctcaaactcagaggtcctcctgcatctgccttcccAAGTagtggcattaaaggcatgcaccaccatgcctggaaatagagttgtttgtttggggtttttttttgtgtttgtttgtttttaatgtagcgacaatttggtttttgttttaattaaagatttattttttacttaaatgtgtgtttctgtgaataTGCCTAATGTATCAGGGTACCTATATATGttagaacagggcatcagatttcctggaacaggAGATAgaggtggttatgagctacccAGTCTAGGTGCTGGAAgacaaacttgggttctctgaaagagcagaaagtatttttaatagctgagccatctctctacccccaagttcctttctatctatctagatatctatCTAATGTATATGAGTTCTAtctaatgtatatgagtacactgtcactgtctttagacacaccagagagggcatcagatcccattacagatggttgtgagccaccatgtggttgctgggaattgaactcaggacctctggaagagcagtcagtgctgttaactgctgaaccacctctccagccccccaagtttgtttctttttttaaaaaagtactctctgtgtgtatcttgtgtgtgatgtgtttgtgtttatgtgtacacacacacgcattcatATGTGAGCGTGGGCATGCAGATGAGGTGAGTTACTTGAGCAGGTGAGAGAACAAATTTGGGCATCAGTTCTTGCTCTCCACCTTGTCTGAGGCCGCATCTCTTCCTTGTTCACTCTTGTGAAAACCAGGCTAGCTGGTCCACAGGCTCTAGAAACGCAAGCCGTCTCGCTGTagaagcactgagattacaaacacATGCTACCTTGACtagctttacatgggttctggggattcagcCTCAGATCCTCCCACTTacgtggcaagtgctttacccactatATCATCttctatgcccttcagttcttgtTTTGACATACTTTGTGGTTTCAGCCACATTACTAGTGAAAATGAAGCTATAGCTGGAGGTATAGCCTTCTTTTCTATAAGGCTTGAGACCGACCCAAAACCCCAGAGCCACTTTTGGTCAAGTctgccaaaaccaaaacagaaactaTCCACCAAAAGTCACCACAATCCACCATGCATCAGACTGAACATTCtacaaacattttaagaaaaagtgtttgtgtgcgcgtgtgtgcacatgcacacacatgtggtcaGTGTCAGTCATGTTTTATCCtggggagactaaggcaggaggatcataaatttcatgatagcctgggctatataaataACAAGTCctagtctcaaaaagaaaaaaagtggaaaaTGCATTATACATGTAAAAACTCAGGGTGGAGTCAGACGGTGGTTGTACAcaactttgatcccagcactcaaaaacAGAAGCAGTTGGAtatctgagttctaggacagtcaaagctacacagagaaaccttactTCAGGGGAAAAAATTCTTTAATGGCCTAGAGagagtgtttaagagcactggctgctcttccagaggatcaaggttcaattcccaacatcgacatggcagctcacaactctctgacACCCCACATAGCCATGAATGCAGACAAAAACACGAATGCACATAAattaagttaaaagaaaatgtaggaTTGTAGGGGAGAAAAAAATTGACAATTCTTGTTTGTTATAGGTATGCACTGCTTATTGTAGACAGTGCTACTGCCCTTTACAGAACAGACTACTCGGGTCGGGGAGAGCTTTCAGCCAGGCAGATGCACTTGGCCAGATTTCTGAGGATGCTGCTTCGACTTGCAGATGAGGTAAGCTATGGAAAAGAAGCAAGCAGTGCTTACTTTCAGCAGCTCTAAATTCCAGGAGTCTTCTGAGGACATTACTACCTGGTATTATCAAAGATGAGCGTTAGTTGCCCATTTCTTTGTTGTGGGCATTAAGGTTCTTGGTATGTCTGTGGTTGCAGAACTGACATTGTTTCCCTTCTCAGTTTGGTGTAGCAGTGGTAATCACCAACCAGGTGGTAGCCCAAGTGGATGGAGCAGCCATGTTCGCTGCAGATCCCAAAAAGCCCATTGGAGGAAACATCATTGCTCATGCATCAACTACCAGGTAAGGTGATGGCAAAATGGATGTCATGTAAACTATGTTATAAAGATAAAACACTTGCACTGAACCCTGCTAACATTGCTACAGTACTGACACTTAGGAAGCCTCACTGAATTTGTCATGCTTTGGTTAATACAAGTATTtgcagctggaaagatggctcagtgcttgcaAGCATACACCACTGTTGTAGATAGGGAACCTGAGTTTCCTTCCCAGCACTCCCATCAGAGGGTTCTCAacctcctataactccagttctgggacaTCCAATAAGTCTGGTCTCTGACaggcacatacccacatacatatacaaacacctACATGTAACTAAAGTCTCTCCGTTgtgaaaaaatatacatgaatagTTAATATACCTCcctaattataaaatatttcatagagCTTTTCAATAAGGGAGTCATGGCAGAAATGGATTCCTCCATTTTGGAGgtacattaaatacatttaaaactatCCTAAGTCCTTTTAGGAAATTACATATGTCTGAAGCAATTAGTTCTGTTCTAGGAATAGAATTGTTTATAACCTGGTGTTCTTGTCTGTGTCTTTGGGTCAGGCTGTAcctgaggaaaggaagaggggagaccAGAATCTGCAAAATCTATGACTCTCCCTGCCTTCCTGAAGCTGAAGCTATGTTTGCCATTAATGCAGATGGAGTGGGAGATGCCAAAGACTGAGTCATTGGGGTTTCTTTCCTGTGATAAGCTTCTCAATGCTATATGGCTAATGAAGAGGACTGTTTACTGGGCTTCTTCACAGGCTCATGTTGTGACTGCCAGAGCATGGCTTCCGGGAAAACAACTATTGTATCAGCTTTCTGGTAGCAGAAACACGTCTGATCTGAAATGTGTATTTCTTCTATAGTCTATTAATAACTGATTTCTTTGGTGTTTGGAGGAGAGGTATGAAATAACTGGTGTGGGACAGTCTTATGTAAACCTGGAAAGATCTGAGGACTCTTTCACTTTTCAAGAATGGTAAAATAAATGCCTGAATATCTCAAGCGGGAATGGGTGTTTTTacatgttctttttctctgtaagatgcaaacttaaaaattatatgcCTGAACtgtcacataattttaaaattattttttggttAAGGAGTCTTACAAGCAGCCCTAGACTAATAACAGCTCTTGAGTGCACGCTTGTTCTTTAATTAGAAGACTTCACTTAAGTGAAtttgttctgctgctgctgctaataaAGTAGTTGTGTGCAGTGAATGTGTTATTTGCTGGAGATACTTTAGTGCAAACTGAATGAATACTGCCAAACAGGGTTTCCATAATGGCTTTCGGTACTGTGTAGTTATGGTCAGTGCAGTTGTACGGTGTGAACCCTAAAGAAAGCCCTACATTCAGGTTACTGCATTGTATCCTTTAGCCTGAGAATAAGAATTCCAGGCTGATTTACTGTATCTTTCCTGTGGTCTTTGTTTTTACTGTATAAGTTTTGTGTTGCAGAGGTCTGACTTTACCCAAATAACTCTACATTAGGAGTATTTCCAAAAACTGGTCTTCTGTTGAGTCATtgagtctcattaataaaagaatttcaaaACAGATTTGGAAGTAAACTCAAAAGCAATTTTATTCAAGCTTGGGAGAAAAGCAGTAGAATAGGGAAGCTGAAAATGTTAGCAGCTGCTAGGAGTTGAAGAGATGGAGAATCCATCAAGTTTTTAAGTTAAGCATGGAGataagagaaacaaacagaaggcACAGAATGCCAGGGAAGCATTGGGACCTCCAtggacatggctcagcagttaagattgcttgcttgctctgggaacgtgggtgtgtgtgtgttagtgtttttcttgtatgtgtacatacactgCATGTATTCATGCCTGCTACTTGGAAATCCGAAGTCATCAAATATccaggaattggagttacagatgttatgagtcaccacatgggtgctgagaactgggcctgggtcctctgtaaaaggaagaggaaagaggttGCTGCCCTAGGCCATCATTCCCAGAAGGCAGTGGGG contains:
- the Rad51 gene encoding DNA repair protein RAD51 homolog 1 isoform X2, giving the protein MAMQMQLETNADTSVEEESFGPQPISRLEQCGINANDVKKLEEAGYHTVEAVAYAPKKELINIKGISEAKADKILAEAAKLVPMGFTTATEFHQRRSEIIQITTGSKELDKLLQGGIETGSITEMFGEFRTGKTQICHTLAVTCQPKSLLFSRYGLSGSDVLDNVAYARGFNTDHQTQLLYQASAMMVESRYALLIVDSATALYRTDYSGRGELSARQMHLARFLRMLLRLADEFGVAVVITNQVVAQVDGAAMFAADPKKPIGGNIIAHASTTRLYLRKGRGETRICKIYDSPCLPEAEAMFAINADGVGDAKD